In Cyanobacteria bacterium FACHB-DQ100, one DNA window encodes the following:
- a CDS encoding TIGR04376 family protein — MGLFDDLGRFLETRIDEFLKDNPQLELQALEEKLYQQEQETRRLLADLRLREKQVESEILTTAQEIQRWHVRIEKARSAGRKDLAEPAESHEASLLREGNQKWGQMQVLKERIQQTEELQRKIQIRRQEVQSELRQVKSAQAAQVEQRWAVDGWNQSFTETEKSTDPLEQKFRQWETQEELNEMKRNMGK; from the coding sequence ATGGGATTGTTCGACGATTTAGGACGCTTTCTAGAAACGCGGATTGACGAATTTTTGAAGGACAATCCGCAGCTTGAACTTCAGGCATTAGAAGAAAAGCTGTATCAGCAAGAACAAGAAACGCGCCGACTGCTAGCAGATCTGCGGCTGCGAGAAAAGCAGGTGGAATCTGAGATTTTAACCACGGCTCAGGAGATTCAGCGCTGGCACGTTCGGATTGAGAAGGCGCGATCGGCAGGACGAAAGGATTTAGCAGAACCTGCTGAATCACATGAAGCTTCTCTGCTGCGCGAGGGCAACCAGAAATGGGGACAAATGCAGGTGCTCAAGGAAAGAATTCAGCAAACCGAAGAACTCCAGCGCAAAATTCAGATTCGCCGTCAGGAAGTGCAATCGGAATTGCGGCAGGTGAAATCGGCTCAAGCGGCTCAAGTAGAACAACGCTGGGCGGTTGATGGCTGGAATCAAAGCTTTACTGAAACTGAGAAATCGACTGATCCACTAGAGCAAAAATTCCGGCAGTGGGAGACTCAAGAAGAACTCAACGAAATGAAGCGCAATATGGGCAAATAA
- a CDS encoding ABC transporter ATP-binding protein — MLESILLQLDNVSKRFSDTPVVDAVSLKLRQGELLSLLGASGCGKTTLLRLIAGFERPQSGSIELAGQEVAGAKRWLPPEQRDIGMVFQDYALFPHLTLAENVGFGLKKSRRKRSSYPSKEAKKLIADAIAQVGLSGLEKRYPHELSGGQQQRVALARALAPQPALILLDEPLSNLDVQVRSHLRQEIRSIIKTVGTTAIFVTHDQEEALSISDRVAVMNQGRIEQLATPEALYSEPATRYVAEFVTQGNFLPATFDSKGWKTEIGTIVLNHLSDPISDQADLMIRQEDIRLEPDANGAIVVVDRQFLGREHRYCIQFSSGNRLQALSAIKPALEIGTRVRIRANLSAIRAFFTD; from the coding sequence ATGCTTGAATCCATTCTCCTGCAACTTGACAACGTTTCAAAACGGTTTTCTGATACTCCTGTGGTTGATGCAGTATCTCTGAAACTGCGGCAGGGAGAGCTATTGAGCCTCTTGGGTGCTTCTGGCTGTGGGAAAACAACGTTATTGCGATTAATTGCCGGATTTGAGCGTCCTCAATCCGGCAGTATCGAGCTTGCAGGGCAGGAAGTCGCAGGCGCAAAGCGATGGCTCCCCCCCGAACAGCGCGATATTGGGATGGTGTTTCAGGACTATGCGCTGTTTCCGCATCTGACCTTGGCAGAGAATGTGGGCTTTGGGTTAAAAAAATCTCGTCGAAAGAGATCGAGCTATCCTTCTAAGGAAGCCAAAAAGCTGATTGCCGACGCGATCGCTCAAGTTGGACTGTCTGGCTTAGAAAAGCGCTATCCGCACGAGCTTTCTGGAGGACAGCAGCAGCGGGTCGCCCTTGCGAGAGCGTTAGCGCCTCAGCCCGCTCTAATTTTGCTCGATGAGCCTTTGAGCAATTTAGATGTGCAAGTGCGATCGCACCTGCGTCAAGAAATCCGCTCAATTATCAAAACAGTGGGAACAACTGCAATTTTTGTTACCCACGATCAAGAAGAAGCATTATCAATTTCCGATCGTGTTGCCGTGATGAACCAAGGGCGGATTGAGCAGTTAGCTACTCCTGAAGCGCTTTATAGTGAGCCTGCTACGCGATATGTTGCTGAGTTTGTCACGCAGGGGAATTTTTTACCTGCAACTTTTGATAGCAAAGGCTGGAAAACTGAGATCGGAACAATCGTTCTTAACCATCTAAGTGATCCGATCTCAGATCAAGCAGATTTGATGATTCGGCAGGAAGATATTCGTTTAGAACCTGATGCGAACGGTGCGATCGTCGTGGTCGATCGACAGTTTTTAGGACGGGAGCATCGCTATTGCATTCAATTTAGTTCTGGAAACCGTTTGCAAGCGTTAAGCGCCATCAAACCTGCCCTAGAAATCGGAACGCGAGTGAGGATTCGAGCGAATTTATCCGCGATTCGAGCTTTCTTTACTGATTAA
- a CDS encoding transglutaminase family protein, producing MLYQISHATTYTYSDPVTLQPHLIRLRPRSDSWQTLTMFSLQVTPIPIAQSELTDLDGNTFIKVWFSPELTTSLNVQVLSQTLTQQSNPFNYLLEPWAIALPIDYPTSLLKQLQPYVGSTDSVALQLAYEIAEASGNSVTQFLNELNQRIYTSCQYRTRETGNPYPAGLTWTQKQGSCRDLTMLFMEVCRSIGLAARFVSGYQEGDPEHPDRHLHAWAEVYLPGAGWRGYDPTHGLVVSDRHIALAASALPEYAAPIVGKVTRSGGVQTTMNYTLQIQRL from the coding sequence GTGCTGTATCAAATCTCTCATGCCACAACTTACACTTACAGCGACCCTGTAACTTTGCAGCCGCATTTAATTCGATTGCGACCCCGATCGGATAGCTGGCAAACGCTTACAATGTTCTCGCTGCAAGTTACACCGATCCCGATCGCACAATCCGAACTCACCGATCTCGACGGCAACACATTCATCAAAGTCTGGTTTTCTCCTGAACTAACCACCTCGCTCAATGTTCAAGTTCTCTCGCAAACTCTGACCCAGCAATCAAACCCGTTTAACTACCTGCTGGAACCTTGGGCGATCGCGCTTCCGATCGACTATCCCACTTCACTATTGAAACAACTTCAACCTTATGTGGGTTCAACAGATAGTGTTGCACTTCAACTCGCTTACGAAATAGCAGAAGCTTCAGGAAACAGTGTGACTCAGTTTCTGAATGAACTAAATCAGAGGATTTATACAAGCTGTCAGTATAGGACTCGGGAAACAGGCAATCCTTATCCTGCTGGACTCACTTGGACGCAGAAACAGGGATCTTGTCGAGATTTAACCATGTTATTCATGGAAGTCTGTCGATCGATTGGACTGGCAGCACGATTTGTGAGCGGCTATCAAGAAGGTGATCCCGAACATCCCGATCGACATCTTCACGCTTGGGCAGAAGTGTATCTTCCGGGTGCAGGGTGGCGCGGATATGATCCGACACACGGATTAGTGGTGAGTGATCGACACATCGCACTCGCAGCCAGTGCCCTTCCTGAGTATGCGGCTCCGATTGTCGGCAAAGTCACACGATCGGGAGGAGTACAAACAACAATGAACTATACCTTACAAATTCAGCGGCTCTGA
- a CDS encoding proteasome-type protease, with translation MTYCLGILTQTGLVMAADSRTNAGVDYISTYRKLFDFSIEGDRALFFCTSGNLSVTQSVLALMRQAIAAKSDINLHTLPSLYEIARYVGGIMRQVQDENRPWLEKDGIDYQSTILLGGQIRGTAPELFMIYSQGNFIQASKEKPFLQIGEAKYGKPILDRVLSFHTPIEAAAKCALLSIDSTMISNISVGPPINLVMYEADSFKVRHQLCLNIDAPYLTQIRKQWERCLNEAFEQMPNIDWEHYLSRGSEPLNL, from the coding sequence ATGACGTATTGCCTTGGAATTCTGACCCAAACAGGTTTAGTCATGGCAGCAGACTCGCGCACTAATGCGGGAGTGGACTATATTTCGACCTATCGGAAACTGTTTGATTTTTCGATCGAAGGCGATCGCGCATTGTTCTTCTGCACGTCTGGAAATCTTTCTGTCACTCAGTCAGTTCTGGCTCTAATGCGGCAGGCGATCGCTGCCAAGTCAGACATTAACCTACACACGCTGCCGAGCTTGTATGAGATTGCCCGTTATGTGGGTGGAATCATGCGACAAGTGCAAGATGAGAATCGTCCGTGGCTAGAAAAAGACGGCATTGATTATCAATCAACCATTTTGCTCGGTGGTCAAATTCGCGGGACTGCACCTGAACTGTTTATGATTTACAGCCAAGGCAATTTCATCCAAGCCTCTAAAGAAAAGCCCTTTTTGCAGATTGGTGAAGCGAAATATGGCAAACCGATTCTCGATCGCGTGTTGTCCTTTCACACTCCGATCGAGGCTGCGGCGAAGTGTGCGCTGTTGTCGATCGATTCCACGATGATCTCTAACATCTCAGTAGGCCCGCCAATTAACTTAGTGATGTACGAAGCGGATAGTTTCAAAGTTCGACATCAGCTTTGTTTGAACATTGATGCGCCTTATTTGACTCAAATTCGCAAACAGTGGGAACGGTGCTTGAACGAAGCATTTGAGCAGATGCCGAACATTGATTGGGAGCATTATTTGAGTCGTGGATCAGAGCCGCTGAATTTGTAA
- a CDS encoding iron ABC transporter permease, which yields MQISSEKKTGLSGWTMLVMAIALLIALPIISVLSGLFADARSVWQHLAETVLSTYVINSLLLMVWVALGVGVIGTGTAWLVTMCRFPGSRILTWALLLPLAAPAYILAYTYTDLLDYYGIVQMSLRSWFGWKTMQDYWFPNVRSLWGAALMLVLVLYPYVYLLARSAFLSQSVCTIEASRSLGCSPWQSFRKVALPLARPAIVAGLSLALMETLNDYATVQFFEVSTFTTGIYRTWFGMGERLAATQLSAFLLMFIFALILLEQLSRGRGKYYQSSGSQSIQKYQLRGLRAIAALLFCLVPLLLGFFVPGGFLLKMTLDNWEQAFDQRFWDFASNSLIVSGLAAGVAIVIGIILAYGLRLNRSITMRIAAYVASMGYAVPGSVIAVGVLVPFGLFDNAIDSWMRSTFNISTGLLLSGTIFALIFAYLVRFLALSFNSIEASLTNIKPSLDDASRSLGFGATNTLFRIHIPLLWKGVLAAAILVFVDVMKELSATLIIRPFNFDTLAVHVYNLASDERLAEASGSALAIVLVGLIPVMLLSWQMEKR from the coding sequence ATGCAGATTTCATCGGAGAAAAAGACGGGGCTGAGTGGCTGGACAATGTTGGTGATGGCGATCGCTTTATTAATCGCACTTCCAATTATTTCAGTTTTAAGTGGATTGTTCGCAGATGCGCGATCAGTTTGGCAACATCTAGCCGAAACGGTGTTGTCAACTTATGTGATCAATTCCCTGTTGTTAATGGTTTGGGTTGCACTCGGAGTCGGTGTAATTGGAACTGGAACCGCTTGGCTGGTGACGATGTGCCGTTTTCCGGGAAGTCGGATTTTAACGTGGGCATTGTTGCTACCGTTAGCTGCTCCAGCGTACATCTTGGCGTACACCTATACCGATCTGCTTGATTATTACGGAATTGTGCAGATGAGTTTGCGATCGTGGTTCGGTTGGAAAACAATGCAGGATTACTGGTTTCCGAATGTGCGATCGCTCTGGGGTGCTGCATTGATGCTCGTTCTGGTGCTGTATCCGTATGTGTATTTGTTGGCGCGATCGGCATTTCTTTCACAGTCGGTTTGTACGATCGAAGCAAGTCGGAGTCTCGGTTGTAGCCCTTGGCAAAGCTTTAGAAAAGTAGCATTACCGTTAGCGCGTCCCGCGATCGTAGCGGGATTGTCGCTTGCATTGATGGAAACGCTGAATGACTATGCAACCGTACAGTTTTTTGAGGTGAGTACCTTTACAACTGGAATTTATCGTACTTGGTTTGGCATGGGTGAAAGACTGGCTGCGACTCAGTTATCTGCGTTTTTGTTGATGTTTATTTTTGCTCTGATTCTGTTAGAACAGCTCTCACGCGGACGGGGAAAATACTATCAGTCGAGTGGATCACAGTCGATTCAGAAATACCAGCTTCGAGGCTTGAGGGCGATCGCAGCTTTGCTGTTCTGTTTAGTGCCCTTATTGCTAGGCTTCTTTGTTCCTGGAGGATTTTTATTAAAAATGACTTTGGACAATTGGGAGCAAGCCTTTGATCAGCGATTTTGGGACTTTGCTAGCAATAGTTTAATTGTCTCAGGGTTAGCGGCAGGAGTTGCAATCGTCATCGGCATCATTCTGGCGTATGGATTGCGCTTGAATCGATCGATCACGATGCGGATTGCAGCTTACGTTGCTTCAATGGGCTATGCGGTGCCAGGATCAGTGATTGCGGTTGGAGTTTTAGTGCCGTTTGGATTGTTCGATAATGCGATCGATAGCTGGATGCGATCGACCTTCAACATTTCGACTGGATTATTACTCAGTGGAACTATCTTTGCGCTCATCTTTGCTTATTTGGTGAGATTCCTAGCCTTGTCCTTTAATAGCATCGAAGCAAGTTTGACGAACATTAAACCGAGCTTAGATGATGCGTCTCGGAGTTTAGGATTTGGAGCAACGAATACACTGTTCCGCATTCACATCCCGCTATTGTGGAAAGGCGTTCTGGCGGCTGCAATTTTAGTGTTTGTCGATGTCATGAAGGAACTTTCTGCAACCTTGATTATCCGACCGTTTAACTTTGATACATTAGCGGTTCACGTCTACAACCTCGCCTCCGATGAACGATTGGCAGAAGCTTCTGGATCAGCACTGGCGATCGTGCTAGTTGGTTTAATTCCGGTGATGCTGCTGAGTTGGCAAATGGAGAAAAGGTAA
- the maf gene encoding septum formation inhibitor Maf: protein MVVPFVLASASPARRRLLAMAGISAMVYPSDFDESQIQITDPAKLVQVLAEGKARSTMQSLFSRQSELPSGFFSTTPGLILGCDSILAIDGEIHGKPKDSDEAIARWKKMRGNLGELFTGHAFLQPYTTVQGALMPYPPLVQTQMTRVYFADISDRQIEAYVETKEPLSCAGCFALEGRGGLFVEKIEGCHTNVIGLSLPLLRQMLSALGYDVTDFWQDKTDNRFLV, encoded by the coding sequence ATGGTGGTTCCCTTCGTGTTAGCTTCGGCATCTCCGGCTCGTCGTCGGCTCTTGGCGATGGCAGGAATTTCTGCGATGGTGTATCCGAGTGACTTTGACGAGTCACAGATTCAGATTACTGATCCGGCTAAATTGGTGCAGGTTCTTGCCGAAGGGAAAGCCCGATCGACAATGCAGTCGCTCTTTTCCAGGCAGTCTGAACTGCCGTCTGGATTTTTTTCAACCACGCCCGGACTCATTCTCGGCTGTGATTCGATTTTGGCGATCGATGGCGAGATTCACGGCAAGCCGAAAGATTCAGACGAAGCGATCGCTCGATGGAAAAAGATGCGCGGCAATCTGGGTGAGCTGTTTACAGGGCATGCGTTTTTGCAGCCTTACACAACCGTTCAGGGCGCGTTGATGCCTTATCCGCCCTTGGTACAAACCCAGATGACGCGGGTATATTTTGCTGACATTAGCGATCGACAAATCGAGGCTTATGTCGAAACGAAAGAGCCGCTCAGTTGTGCAGGGTGTTTTGCGCTAGAGGGTCGCGGTGGGCTATTTGTAGAAAAAATCGAGGGCTGTCATACCAACGTCATCGGCTTAAGTCTGCCTTTGTTGCGTCAAATGCTGTCAGCGCTTGGATATGATGTCACCGATTTTTGGCAGGATAAAACCGATAACCGATTTTTAGTGTGA
- a CDS encoding serine/threonine protein kinase, with amino-acid sequence MSFGADSSQQRIDLSQSDRLLRDRYLIDRMLGRGGFGVTYLARDTRLPGHPHCVIKQLCPKVRDPAALKKARQRFEQEAKTLARLGSHSQIPQLLDYFEIEGIFYLAQEFIRGRTLAQDVQKFGVWTEAAVKQFLKEFLPLLQYVHAQRVIHRDIKPSNIVRCREDGRWALIDFGAVKERISLSEPTSRSLVTRFVGTIGFAPPEQVAMRPVYSSDIYALGITCLYLLGGRVPTEQDYDAYTGELQWRKLVRVSDYFGRILDKMLQASTCDRFKSADEVFRALELEAHLDSLRPCLSHHPLSQTEPTAASHEFVSPMMRTAMAIRAWQVRLAARQAKENQSQ; translated from the coding sequence ATGAGCTTTGGCGCGGATTCTTCACAGCAGCGGATCGATTTGAGTCAGTCCGATCGGTTATTACGCGATCGGTATTTGATCGATCGGATGCTGGGTCGAGGTGGCTTTGGTGTAACGTACCTGGCGCGGGATACCCGCTTGCCGGGACATCCTCACTGTGTGATCAAGCAGCTTTGCCCCAAAGTCCGCGACCCCGCCGCTCTGAAAAAAGCCCGTCAGCGATTTGAACAAGAGGCGAAAACGTTAGCACGGTTGGGGAGCCATTCACAAATTCCACAACTGCTGGATTATTTCGAGATCGAGGGCATCTTTTATCTCGCTCAAGAATTCATTCGGGGACGGACGCTCGCTCAAGATGTGCAGAAATTCGGCGTATGGACAGAAGCAGCCGTCAAACAGTTTCTGAAAGAGTTTCTGCCGTTGTTGCAGTACGTTCACGCTCAGCGGGTGATTCACCGAGATATCAAGCCCTCAAATATCGTGCGCTGTCGAGAAGATGGACGTTGGGCGCTGATCGATTTTGGAGCGGTAAAAGAGCGCATCTCATTATCTGAGCCGACTTCTCGATCGCTTGTCACCCGATTTGTAGGGACGATCGGATTTGCGCCGCCCGAACAAGTTGCCATGCGTCCGGTATATTCGAGCGATATTTATGCGCTCGGAATTACCTGCTTGTATCTGTTGGGGGGACGGGTTCCCACCGAACAAGACTACGATGCTTATACGGGGGAATTGCAGTGGCGAAAACTGGTGAGAGTCAGCGATTATTTTGGGCGTATTCTCGACAAAATGCTGCAAGCCTCGACGTGCGATCGCTTCAAGTCCGCCGATGAGGTATTTCGGGCGCTAGAACTCGAAGCACATTTAGATAGCTTGCGCCCTTGTTTAAGCCATCATCCGCTCTCTCAAACTGAACCTACCGCAGCAAGTCACGAATTCGTCTCGCCAATGATGAGAACAGCGATGGCAATTCGAGCTTGGCAAGTGCGGCTTGCCGCGAGACAAGCGAAAGAAAATCAGTCACAGTAA
- a CDS encoding DUF3038 domain-containing protein, whose product MSASVNVMQLNSPPAPLPPPTPIILDSLPDPPVAEGVCPRRTRMQIDLLLLAIEALDLAGSEAILAVASEFELRGVLKNRVTLWRMRSTNPFRRYAQRRPLTLVEAKALVVVTCYLARRLTVLIRQLLLAYQQLSEKNLSIDHHFRLSEYLERFRAHYRSRMNPRRAGVMAYSSDEKLNELALDLLEQLLFCTGTSGVQRLWISLFDGEVQ is encoded by the coding sequence ATGAGTGCCTCCGTGAATGTAATGCAGTTGAATAGCCCACCTGCTCCGCTACCGCCCCCCACGCCGATTATTCTCGATAGTCTGCCCGATCCGCCTGTTGCCGAGGGTGTATGTCCGCGTCGCACCCGGATGCAGATCGATTTGCTGCTGTTGGCGATCGAAGCGCTGGATTTAGCAGGATCAGAAGCAATTTTGGCGGTTGCCTCGGAGTTTGAACTGCGCGGAGTGCTGAAAAATCGGGTTACTCTGTGGCGGATGCGATCGACGAACCCATTCCGCCGTTACGCCCAACGCCGACCCTTGACGCTAGTGGAAGCGAAAGCATTAGTGGTGGTGACGTGCTACTTAGCCCGCCGCTTAACGGTGCTAATTCGGCAATTATTGCTGGCGTATCAGCAACTCAGCGAAAAGAATTTATCGATCGATCATCATTTTCGCTTATCAGAATATTTAGAGAGATTTCGCGCTCACTACCGCAGCCGCATGAATCCTCGACGCGCAGGCGTAATGGCTTACAGTTCCGATGAGAAGCTAAACGAACTGGCGCTGGATTTGTTAGAGCAGCTTTTATTCTGTACGGGGACTTCTGGAGTCCAACGATTGTGGATTAGTTTGTTTGACGGAGAAGTGCAATGA
- a CDS encoding methionyl-tRNA formyltransferase has product MKIVFFGTPQFAVPTLEALLEVAEFEVVAVVTQPDKRRGRGNELSPSPVKSVAQTHQIPVWQPKSVKKDAETLENLRSLNADVFVVVAYGQILSQEILDMPKYGCVNVHGSILPKYRGAAPIQWCLYYGEAETGITTMLMDAGMDTGAMLLKATTPIAPFDSAQDLAIRLSTIGADLLVETLPKLVEGEIQPISQDNDQATYAPLIKKPDYELDWSRSAIELHNQIRGFYPSCTTSFRDSALKVLQTIPLEPEFLGEFEELKTITFEPRSPGEVVSVVKNWGAVIQTGNGALLLRQVQLAGKRPQSGWDFANGTRIAIGEPLNPAGGSDDSLHRDHQD; this is encoded by the coding sequence ATGAAAATTGTATTTTTTGGAACCCCTCAGTTTGCTGTGCCGACGTTGGAAGCGCTCTTAGAAGTGGCAGAGTTCGAGGTCGTTGCTGTAGTTACACAACCAGATAAACGACGCGGACGCGGCAATGAATTATCTCCAAGTCCGGTGAAATCCGTGGCACAGACGCATCAGATTCCCGTTTGGCAACCCAAAAGCGTGAAGAAAGATGCCGAAACCCTGGAAAATTTGCGATCGCTCAACGCCGATGTTTTCGTTGTCGTCGCGTACGGGCAAATTTTGTCGCAGGAAATTCTCGATATGCCGAAATACGGCTGTGTGAATGTTCACGGGTCAATCTTGCCGAAATATCGGGGTGCGGCTCCGATTCAGTGGTGTCTGTATTACGGCGAAGCGGAAACAGGAATTACGACAATGCTAATGGATGCGGGAATGGATACGGGCGCGATGCTGTTGAAAGCGACGACCCCGATCGCACCCTTCGATTCCGCGCAGGATTTAGCCATTCGATTGAGTACGATCGGCGCAGATTTGCTCGTTGAAACCCTGCCAAAACTGGTTGAGGGTGAAATCCAACCGATTTCGCAAGACAACGATCAAGCAACATACGCACCGTTAATCAAGAAACCCGATTATGAGTTGGATTGGTCGCGCAGCGCGATCGAGCTTCACAATCAAATTCGCGGATTTTATCCAAGCTGTACAACTTCATTCCGGGATTCTGCGCTGAAAGTGCTGCAAACGATTCCGCTTGAACCAGAATTTTTGGGCGAGTTTGAAGAGTTAAAGACGATTACATTTGAGCCACGCTCTCCCGGTGAAGTGGTGAGTGTTGTGAAAAACTGGGGGGCAGTGATTCAAACCGGAAATGGCGCATTGCTGCTGCGGCAAGTCCAACTAGCAGGTAAGCGACCTCAATCCGGCTGGGACTTTGCCAACGGAACCAGAATTGCGATCGGAGAACCGCTTAATCCTGCGGGCGGTAGTGACGACAGCCTGCACAGAGACCATCAGGATTAA
- a CDS encoding photosystem II reaction center PsbP family protein has product MLKRIIAVMLVVLALGLQGCVSGVGGLKSFIDSTDGYRFLYPNGWLPVKVTNGPDVVFHDIIVQTENISMVINPVPGKKKLAELGTPSEVGYQLGKSAIAPPDSGRTAELISAESRDIADRTYYLLEYLVTLPNQEKRHNLANAIVYRSKLYTLNASTSEERWEKMAPILTKSVKSFMVD; this is encoded by the coding sequence ATGCTCAAACGAATCATTGCGGTGATGCTCGTTGTTCTGGCGCTAGGGCTACAAGGTTGTGTGTCTGGCGTGGGTGGACTGAAAAGCTTTATTGATAGTACCGATGGCTATCGATTTTTATATCCAAATGGCTGGCTACCTGTGAAAGTGACAAACGGGCCAGATGTGGTGTTTCATGACATCATCGTGCAAACCGAAAATATCAGTATGGTGATTAATCCGGTTCCGGGTAAGAAAAAGCTAGCGGAATTGGGAACACCAAGCGAGGTGGGGTATCAGTTGGGTAAAAGCGCGATCGCGCCCCCTGATTCCGGTCGCACAGCGGAGCTAATCAGCGCCGAGTCACGCGACATTGCCGATCGAACCTATTACCTGCTGGAATATCTAGTCACCTTGCCAAATCAGGAGAAGCGGCATAACTTAGCCAACGCGATCGTCTATCGCAGCAAGTTGTACACGCTGAATGCTTCGACCTCAGAGGAGCGCTGGGAGAAGATGGCTCCGATTCTCACGAAGTCGGTGAAGTCGTTTATGGTGGATTAG
- a CDS encoding DUF4335 domain-containing protein, with protein MTNAMTLQRQYSLPNCTLILEGLSDTTGFAQPEIRPVMSLLINAECHLPGQDKPLVGGREFFESLVTAVSLYAQEFLSGVHLPRHTYSDRPSFIRLERIDRAHHRLIVEKDPNHPNSEERAVDLTTVQLFDLVEAIDQFVADTQTLPYWSLNLSPVPKRYARSGEPFAKQVVPASIGVSGLALAAIAFFSLPTMRVKTPECLTPGASDCPGVVANPQSPGASPIPSPVASPTAAASPSPTASPSAVTSPSPTASPDLAQLETALNAAPPITDPQELRSLSDRLSAQIRDRWKTQSAVTEELAYRVGVARTGDVVGFKAESPAALDNARRTPLLDLLYLPAGGSPPSSEPLAQYRVVFKPQGNFEVTPIASPTSATPPSPAASPTTNTTIVPNPALSPAVAANPATTQTELTDESTLDNLQPKLYDTINQNWKGRPPFNQDLVFRVRIKPDGTIAGYEPDNSVAGQYAKDTPLPQLGKQIDPNAPAEPAASFKVVFKPSGVLQINPWYGSR; from the coding sequence ATGACGAACGCGATGACGCTGCAACGCCAGTACAGCTTGCCAAATTGCACGTTAATTTTAGAAGGCTTGTCGGATACAACCGGATTTGCACAACCAGAAATTCGCCCGGTGATGTCGCTGCTGATTAATGCAGAATGTCATTTACCCGGACAAGACAAGCCACTTGTCGGCGGGCGCGAATTTTTTGAAAGTCTGGTGACGGCTGTGAGTTTGTACGCTCAAGAATTTTTGAGCGGTGTTCATTTACCCCGGCATACTTATAGCGATCGTCCCTCATTTATTCGCTTGGAGCGGATCGATCGTGCTCATCATCGCTTGATTGTCGAAAAAGATCCGAACCATCCCAACAGTGAAGAACGAGCGGTCGATTTAACGACCGTGCAGTTGTTTGATTTGGTTGAGGCGATCGATCAATTCGTCGCTGATACTCAAACGTTGCCGTATTGGTCGCTGAATCTTTCGCCCGTTCCGAAACGGTATGCGCGATCGGGTGAACCGTTCGCTAAACAAGTCGTTCCTGCCTCGATCGGGGTATCGGGACTGGCATTGGCGGCGATCGCGTTCTTCTCGTTGCCCACGATGCGGGTGAAAACGCCAGAATGCTTAACTCCTGGGGCATCCGATTGTCCGGGTGTCGTTGCAAACCCCCAAAGTCCGGGCGCAAGCCCGATCCCTAGCCCCGTTGCTTCTCCGACTGCTGCGGCATCTCCTAGCCCAACGGCATCTCCTAGCGCTGTGACATCTCCCAGCCCAACAGCTTCTCCGGATCTAGCACAGCTTGAAACTGCGCTGAATGCGGCTCCTCCGATTACCGATCCTCAAGAATTAAGATCGCTGAGCGATCGCTTGTCGGCTCAAATTCGGGACAGATGGAAAACGCAATCGGCTGTAACCGAGGAGTTAGCTTATCGCGTTGGCGTGGCTCGCACTGGAGATGTCGTTGGGTTTAAAGCCGAAAGCCCTGCAGCACTGGATAATGCCCGACGTACACCGCTGCTCGATTTGCTGTATTTACCCGCAGGTGGCAGTCCTCCATCATCGGAACCTCTGGCGCAATATCGCGTGGTCTTCAAGCCGCAAGGAAACTTTGAAGTCACGCCGATCGCGTCGCCCACATCCGCCACGCCTCCGAGTCCTGCGGCAAGTCCGACGACCAATACGACGATCGTTCCGAATCCAGCTTTAAGTCCCGCCGTTGCTGCAAATCCCGCGACGACTCAGACAGAACTGACCGACGAGTCGACCCTCGATAACTTGCAGCCCAAACTCTACGATACGATCAATCAAAATTGGAAAGGCAGACCTCCGTTTAATCAAGATCTCGTGTTTCGAGTTCGGATTAAACCGGACGGGACGATCGCTGGGTATGAACCCGACAACTCAGTAGCAGGTCAGTACGCCAAAGACACGCCGCTCCCACAGTTAGGGAAACAGATTGATCCGAATGCCCCTGCTGAACCTGCAGCATCGTTCAAGGTGGTGTTTAAGCCGAGTGGAGTTTTGCAAATTAACCCCTGGTACGGATCGAGATAA